The following proteins are co-located in the Camelina sativa cultivar DH55 chromosome 12, Cs, whole genome shotgun sequence genome:
- the LOC109128055 gene encoding uncharacterized protein LOC109128055, giving the protein MRNPPPSLLSLTVNAAVLNLSRINDLSHLPDHIILDLFARTLKAGKLNERVLRLFMASGNEEVLSIIDALKIKISVSPILPTRCHEKFRLNGTRR; this is encoded by the exons ATGAGAAACCCTCCTCCGTCTCTGCTCTCTCTCACCGTCAACGCCGCCGTGTTGAACCTTTCTCGCATCAACGATCTCTCCCATCTACCTGATCACATCATCCTTGACCTCTTCGCT AGGACATTGAAAGCTGGGAAATTGAATGAGAGAGTTCTGAGACTCTTTATGGCATCTGGAAACGAAGAAGTTCTTTCTATTATCGACgctctcaaaatcaaaatcagcgTTTCCCCGATCCTTCCTACTC GATGTCATGAAAAGTTTAGATTGAACGGGACTAGGCGTTAG
- the LOC104730277 gene encoding putative EG45-like domain containing protein 1 — protein sequence MGKNILVFSTVLVFLFFTSYATPGIGTFYTTYTPSACYGGKQEGVFIAAASDQLWNNGQVCGKMFRVKCTGARNAVPHPCTGKSVIVRIVDHCPSGCASTIDLSREAFAQIANPVAGIINIDYTPV from the exons ATGGGTAaaaatattcttgttttttctaccgttcttgtttttctcttctttacatCATATGCAACTCCTGGAATTGGAACTTTCTACACGACTTACACTC CATCGGCATGTTACGGAGGTAAGCAAGAAGGAGTGTTCATAGCTGCAGCGAGTGATCAATTATGGAACAATGGTCAAGTTTGTGGCAAAATGTTCAGAGTGAAATGCACCGGAGCTCGTAACGCCGTGCCTCACCCTTGCACCGGAAAATCCGTAATTGTCAGAATCGTCGACCATTGTCCCAGTGGCTGTGCTTCTACGATCGATCTTTCCCGAGAAGCTTTTGCTCAGATCGCTAATCCTGTCGCTGGGATTATTAACATTGATTATACTCC GGTCTAA
- the LOC104730279 gene encoding RING-H2 finger protein ATL14-like, which yields MSMSYDGGSISGEPSPSPPLPKANTKNLPTKILSNFLVGLIMIPVAVTAFLFILTSLGFTFFFAFYWFIHRNYRYRLRRYRRHEYSDGLSPRCVKRLPQFKFREPTSPITEYGSDDCVVCIDGFRQGQWCRKLPRCGHVFHRKCVDLWLMKVPTCPICRDRVYRFDEGRRWRPEGESFLNW from the coding sequence ATGTCGATGTCGTACGATGGCGGCTCAATCTCCGGCGAGCCATCTCCGTCTCCGCCGCTACCAAAGGCGAACACGAAGAATTTACCAACGAAGATTCTCTCAAACTTTCTCGTTGGTCTGATTATGATCCCTGTAGCTGTAACCGCCTTCCTCTTTATCCTCACGTCTCTtggcttcaccttcttcttcgcTTTCTACTGGTTTATTCACCGGAACTACCGCTACCGTCTCCGTCGTTATCGTCGTCACGAATACTCTGATGGGTTGTCTCCAAGATGCGTGAAGAGGCTTCCCCAATTCAAGTTTCGTGAGCCTACTAGTCCTATAACAGAGTACGGAAGCGACGATTGTGTGGTTTGTATCGATGGATTCAGACAAGGGCAGTGGTGTCGGAAGCTGCCTCGATGCGGGCATGTGTTTCACCGCAAGTGTGTTGACTTGTGGTTGATGAAAGTCCCGACTTGTCCGATTTGTAGGGATAGGGTTTATAGATTTGATGAAGGGAGAAGATGGAGACCTGAAGGTGAAAGCTTTTTGAATTGGTGA